The following coding sequences are from one Ornithodoros turicata isolate Travis chromosome 1, ASM3712646v1, whole genome shotgun sequence window:
- the LOC135399465 gene encoding uncharacterized protein LOC135399465: MTKSRTAPGGDSSESSSDKHAKIPAKIRWLHDNLPWRRFMIAEAVTLLGITVGVISVCLTIQQASMALTPPCESTTCESALSFSAVSLHKRIHPCENFYQYVCGNWPESKGASVAESVLTYKVENLDRLLTKIRVPVDKGVDLDALKKMALYYQSCKHALSAQASVSDGIQSTLSMLQLGWPDFQAFGNDLDKSIPHIVTMSLVYGFEMGVRLRTVKDDLFMEQSSSLMQMLKINERLLEDSIIRTVHAGQIPMISNVDLENLVEFDSSLGTLSKGRGNTWIGRSTADVFGKSRRLSVWKDAIAKVVSPSSLFRAGGVIYSRNLPGVENFTQAFIDLNPSTKSFWLYVHTVITAVEILTVQARATTTTNNVSSMEVSYCYEATSAHDFGFGLDVFASWSSVGFKGYAEVMKMVELHRARMGGIIRRTFQDDLVDIGLGMLTNVQVVFLLGAVAEGKELVERMYSATVVGKDFYKNRLSIAHPASKFIEQYWKCLERGGTLTFYSDDFLCIWSQAVFKPIYYGGGEPVINFPTLGFIVSVAFVNNFLNTIYYMREGTNQEVYDRVMRTQECLGNQYEALSHVQRLNASREEVAKGLLILSGALQLAYETVEATSKFKSNLERQLFFVRFCTMFCSVTPTKTYVEKSYFASVDMCNIVVRNVLPFYLAFQCFPEDYMGNTEVCRIF; the protein is encoded by the coding sequence GGAATCTTCTTCAGATAAGCATGCCAAAATCCCTGCGAAAATCCGTTGGCTTCATGACAATCTTCCTTGGCGTCGCTTTATGATTGCGGAAGCTGTCACGCTGTTGGGCATCACAGTTGGGGTCATCAGCGTTTGCCTCACGATCCAGCAGGCATCTATGGCCCTAACACCTCCATGCGAATCAACCACATGCGAAAGTGCCCTCAGCTTTTCTGCCGTCTCACTTCACAAGAGAATTCATCCCTGTGAGAACTTCTACCAGTACGTGTGTGGTAACTGGCCAGAGAGCAAAGGAGCGTCCGTTGCAGAGTCCGTCCTCACGTACAAGGTGGAGAATTTGGATAGACTACTCACCAAGATTAGAGTACCTGTGGATAAAGGAGTTGACTTAGATGCTCTGAAGAAGATGGCGCTCTATTATCAGTCTTGCAAGCACGCGTTGAGTGCCCAGGCATCTGTCAGCGACGGTATCCAGAGCACGCTGTCGATGTTGCAGCTAGGGTGGCCAGATTTCCAAGCGTTCGGGAATGACCTGGACAAGTCCATACCCCATATTGTTACCATGTCGCTCGTGTACGGATTCGAAATGGGAGTGCGACTTCGTACCGTTAAAGATGACCTTTTTATGGAACAGTCGTCTTCTCTGATGCAAATGTTGAAGATCAACGAACGCCTTCTGGAAGACAGTATCATTCGGACTGTGCACGCCGGACAAATTCCCATGATTTCGAACGTAGATCTTGAAAACCTTGTGGAGTTCGACTCGTCACTAGGAACGTTGAGCAAAGGTCGAGGCAACACCTGGATCGGTCGGTCCACTGCAGACGTCTTCGGCAAATCCAGGCGGCTGTCCGTGTGGAAAGATGCTATCGCCAAAGTCGTGTCGCCCTCCAGCCTGTTCCGTGCAGGGGGTGTCATATATTCCCGAAATCTCCCTGGCGTAGAAAATTTCACGCAGGCCTTTATTGATCTCAATCCTTCTACCAAGTCCTTTTGGCTTTACGTGCACACTGTGATCACAGCAGTAGAAATACTCACTGTGCAGGCGCGAGCTACGACAACAACAAACAATGTCTCGTCAATGGAGGTCTCGTACTGCTACGAAGCTACCAGCGCCCACGACTTCGGCTTTGGTCTAGACGTATTTGCTTCTTGGTCGTCGGTGGGCTTTAAGGGCTACGCTGAGGTCATGAAGATGGTGGAGTTGCACCGTGCGCGAATGGGAGGCATCATACGGCGCACGTTCCAGGACGACCTCGTGGACATTGGGTTGGGAATGTTGACAAACGTCCAAGTGGTGTTCCTTCTTGGAGCAGTGGCTGAGGGAAAAGAGCTTGTGGAGCGCATGTATAGCGCCACGGTTGTCGGCAAAGATTTCTACAAGAACAGACTCTCAATAGCTCATCCAGCTTCAAAGTTCATTGAACAGTACTGGAAATGCTTAGAGAGGGGGGGCACACTCACATTCTACAGCGATGACTTCCTGTGTATATGGTCTCAAGCCGTCTTTAAACCAATCTACTACGGCGGAGGGGAGCCGGTAATTAACTTTCCCACCTTAGGATTTATAGTATCTGTTGCATTCGTGAATAACTTTCTCAACACAATCTATTACATGCGGGAGGGTACCAATCAGGAGGTGTACGATAGAGTCATGAGGACACAAGAATGCCTCGGAAACCAATACGAAGCTTTAAGCCACGTGCAGAGACTCAACGCGAGCCGCGAAGAAGTCGCGAAAGGTTTATTGATCCTTTCTGGAGCTCTGCAGCTAGCCTACGAAACGGTCGAGGCGACTTCGAAGTTCAAGTCAAACTTAGAACGGCAATTGTTTTTCGTAAGGTTCTGCACAATGTTTTGTAGCGTCACCCCTACGAAGACGTACGTGGAGAAGTCGTATTTCGCCTCTGTGGACATGTGCAATATTGTGGTTCGCAACGTGCTACCATTCTACTTGGCATTCCAGTGTTTTCCAGAAGATTACATGGGGAACACTGAGGTGTGCAGAATTTTTTAG